A genomic window from Penaeus monodon isolate SGIC_2016 unplaced genomic scaffold, NSTDA_Pmon_1 PmonScaffold_597, whole genome shotgun sequence includes:
- the LOC119571358 gene encoding uncharacterized protein LOC119571358, whose protein sequence is MKQQPGTTEAYRELFKDLMQAKLKYQQTMDSLLGGSQNSQIHTVDGIVGQNGEPLDTTTGDGTGDTWPVPRTVTVTAPTVPSATLPTVSATTTVTTIAASQVQQNPGTAAAATSTADGNNQETSIFIEAMEAILNSQM, encoded by the exons ATGAAACAGCAACCAGGAACAACAGAAGCTTATCGCGAACTCTTCAAAGATCTGATGCAGGCGAAGTTGAAATATCAGCAGACAATGGACTCATTACTAGGAGGCAGCCAAAATTCCCAGATCCATACTGTAGATGGTATTGTTGGACAAAATGGAGAGCCACTGG ATACTACTACTGGTGATGGCACGGGAGACACCTGGCCAGTGCCAAGGACTGTCACAGTTACAGCTCCAACAGTACCAAGTGCTACACTACCCACAGTTTCTGCTACTACTACAGTAACTACCATTGCAGCATCACAAGTACAGCAAAATCCTGgaactgctgctgctgccacaTCAACTGCAGACGGTAATAATCAGGAAACAAGCATCTTTATTGAAGCCATGGAAGCTATACTTAACTCACAGATGTAG